One Silene latifolia isolate original U9 population chromosome 4, ASM4854445v1, whole genome shotgun sequence DNA segment encodes these proteins:
- the LOC141652603 gene encoding large ribosomal subunit protein uL15x-like yields the protein MTTSLRKNRKKRGHVSAGHGRIGKHRKHPGGRGNAGGMHHHRILFDKYHPGYFGKVGMRYFHRLRNKFHCPTVNLDKIWSMIPEDVREKAVKEGKAPVVDVTQFGYFKVLGKGVLPEGRSVVVKSKLISKIAEKKIKESGGAVLLTA from the coding sequence ATGACAACAAGCCTCCGCAAAAACCGGAAGAAGCGCGGCCATGTCTCCGCAGGTCACGGGCGTATCGGAAAACACCGAAAGCATCCCGGAGGAAGAGGAAACGCAGGAGGAATGCACCATCATCGTATCCTCTTCGACAAATATCATCCAGGGTATTTTGGTAAAGTTGGTATGAGATATTTTCATCGTCTTCGTAACAAATTCCATTGTCCTACTGTTAATCTTGATAAGATCTGGTCTATGATTCCTGAAGATGTAAGGGAGAAGGCTGTGAAAGAGGGGAAAGCGCCTGTTGTTGATGTGACGCAGTTTGGGTATTTTAAGGTACTTGGGAAGGGTGTGCTTCCCGAGGGAAGGAGTGTTGTTGTTAAGAGTAAGTTGATTAGTAAGATTGCTGAGAAGAAGATTAAGGAATCTGGTGGTGCTGTTCTTCTTACTGCTTGA
- the LOC141652601 gene encoding DEAD-box ATP-dependent RNA helicase 20-like: MSYNHYDNRYTDLSSYRERRSDLMGPPPPMVPRPITGPPPPTYAPYSVGPPTYPGSVSYNGYPPFEPPPTRNFDMGRGGGVGVGSGGGGYNRGGRSGGGFRSGDRADGGGRGFDSRRGGGGGGRGGGRGFSSGGGGGGGFGRGGFSGGRGGGGGGGGRGRGGGRGGGDDLNGISLPKQEFRNLVTFKKDFYVECPSVQAMSDHEVVAYRGMRDITVEGQDVPRPIRMFHEAGFPVYCLDVVAKLGFVEPTPIQSQGWPMALKGRDLIGIAETGSGKTLAYLLPALVHVSAQPKLEYGDGPIVLVLAPTRELAVQIQEEALKFGSHANVRSTCVYGGAPKGPQIRDLKRGVEIVIATPGRLIDMLEAQHTNLKRVTYLVLDEADRMLDMGFEPQIRNIVSQIRPDRQTLYWSATWPKEVESLARKFLRNPYKVTIGSAELKPNHSICQVIEVMTDMEKYNRLIKLLKDVMDGSQILIFVETKKGCDQVTRQLRMDGWPVLAIHGDKEQSERDWVLAEFKSGRSPIMTATDVAARGLDVKDIKCVVNYDFPSSLEDYIHRIGRTGRAGATGTAYSFLTQSNSKYARELVKILREAGQVVPPALSAMAQSNFGGSGGNFRSRGRGGFGNRSQYSGSNAVPVGRKPW, translated from the exons ATGAGTTACAACCACTACGATAATCGCTACACCGACCTTTCCTCCTACCGCGAACGTCGCAG TGACCTTATGGGCCCACCTCCACCAATGGTTCCCCGTCCAATAACCGGACCGCCCCCACCCACATACGCCCCGTATAGCGTCGGCCCACCTACTTATCCCGGATCCGTGTCATATAATGGGTATCCGCCATTTGAGCCTCCGCCGACCCGGAACTTCGATATGGGTCGCGGTGGCGGTGTTGGtgttggtagtggtggtggtggatatAATAGGGGAGGTAGGAGTGGGGGAGGGTTTAGAAGTGGGGATCGTGCTGATGGCGGAGGTAGAGGGTTTGATTCGAGACGAGGTGGCGGAGGCGGTGGTCGAGGTGGTGGGAGAGGGTTTAGTAGTGGGGGAGGAGGTGGTGGTGGGTTTGGAAGGGGAGGGTTTAGTGGAGGGaggggtggtggtggcggcggtggaGGTAGAGGTAGAGgtggaggaagaggaggaggtgATGATTTGAATGGTATTTCGCTTCCTAAGCAAGAGTTTCGGAATTTGGTGACGTTTAAGAAGGATTTTTATGTTGAGTGTCCTTCGGTCCAAGCTATGTCGGATCATGAGGTTGTGGCTTATCGAGGGATGCGTGATATTACTGTTGAAGGACAGGATGTTCCTAGGCCTATCCGTATGTTTCATGAAGCGGGATTCCCTG TTTATTGTCTTGATGTTGTTGCTAAGTTGGGTTTCGTTGAGCCGACACCAATTCAGTCACAGGGCTGGCCAATGGCCCTAAAAGGTAGGGATTTGATTGGTATTGCAGAGACTGGCTCTGGGAAGACTTTGGCGTATTTGCTGCCTGCTCTTGTGCACGTCAGTGCTCAACCAAAATTGG AATATGGTGATGGCCCAATCGTGTTGGTATTAGCTCCAACTCGAGAACTTGCTGTGCAAATACAAGAGGAAGCTCTGAAATTCGGATCACATGCTAATGTTAGGAGCACTTGTGTGTATGGAGGTGCCCCTAAAGGACCTCAAATCCGGGATCTCAAGAGAG GTGTTGAAATTGTAATTGCTACGCCTGGTAGATTGATAGATATGTTGGAAGCACAACATACAAATCTGAAAAGAGTTACATATCTGGTGCTGGACGAGGCTGATAGGATGTTAGATATGGGTTTTGAACCTCAAATCAGAAATATTGTTTCCCAG ATTCGACCAGATAGACAGACTTTATACTGGAGTGCTACATGGCCAAAGGAGGTGGAGTCTCTGGCCAGGAAATTTTTACGTAATCCTTACAAG GTCACTATTGGATCTGCGGAATTAAAGCCTAATCATTCTATCTGCCAAGTTATTGAAGTTATGACTGATATGGAGAAGTATAACAG GCTGATTAAGCTGCTTAAAGATGTAATGGATGGGAGCCAAATCCTCATTTTTGTAGAAACAAAAAAGGGATGTGATCAGGTCACAAGACAGTTGAGAATGGATGGATGGCCAGTTTTGGCCATTCATGGTGACAAAGAACAGTCTGAAAGAGATTGGGTCCTGGCAGAGTTTAAAAGTGGCAGAAGTCCTATAATGACTGCCACTGATGTTGCTGCGCGTGGTCTTG ATGTCAAGGACATAAAATGTGTGGTAAATTATGATTTCCCATCAAGTCTTGAAGATTACATCCACAGAATAGGAAGAACTGGTCGCGCAGGTGCTACGGGAACTGCTTATTCATTTTTAACGCAATCTAATTCAAAGTATGCCCGAGAACTCGTTAAAATTTTGAGGGAAGCAGGGCAGGTGGTACCACCAGCCTTGTCTGCAATGGCCCAGTCCAATTTTGGAG GATCAGGAGGCAATTTCCGGTCAAGAGGGAGGGGAGGCTTTGGAAACAGGTCTCAGTATTCGGGATCAAATGCTGTTCCGGTTGGCCGAAAGCCTTGGTAG